A genomic segment from Montipora foliosa isolate CH-2021 chromosome 9, ASM3666993v2, whole genome shotgun sequence encodes:
- the LOC137971257 gene encoding soluble guanylate cyclase 88E-like has product MYGLLLENFRLVMLEKYGEPVWNKIVEKAGVRNYTFATHKVYPEDVMSRLVQAAFEVTKQSTQEMTEEVGLHFLGFIGQYGYDRILKVLGRYMRDFLNGLDNLHEYLRFTYPKLKAPSFFCEDETEHGLKLYYRSSRKGFLYYVIGQIKAVGRFFYHMDVKVEVLEYTENKEGSKALFQLIFDNSAFMETRRRPKRHSVISLNSDVSNLKIPMDVLYEVFPFHIVFDQDMVISSIGNSLEAVLQDLPGKTISSQFSLIRPFVEFTWHNVITHTNVVFEVQSAEEVELQEANAVDESLKNGEAMVNDDETKSTGNLCYIHLKGQMLHMEEWNSMVYLATPIIETLDMLHSLGLYINDLSMHDSSRDLVLAGTQQSAELRLALDQELLKSAKLEESMKALDIEKRRTDSLLYQMIPRSVADRLRQGEPALNTCEMFSDVSVLFSDVVGFTHICSMISPMEVVTMLNNMYTAFDQISEQHNVYKVETIGDAYMIVSGVPERSKYHAEHVADLALDMISAMPSLVDPSESFPHLKIRIGVHTGMVVAGVVGLKMPRYCLFGDTVNTASRMESTGSEMKIHISQTTFSCLENANYCMKKRGSIEIKGKGGMKTYWLVGKRAVDDETVQSFVSFVGGRNPIAICSHSETDRISNSALGQINLQLSGQAIPDDDKEGDSLNWPIEENEVIYPQKDSPVAYYGHVPHTPQNKGINGLSFQWDKDKFPGKGKEDALLEETNIVNDEQPNKRSVGDIVQTEEATKTTTCTTSTSLCNVL; this is encoded by the exons ATGTATGGTCTGCTTCTGGAGAATTTCCGCCTCGTTATGTTGGAAAAGTATGGCGAGCCCGTCTGGAACAAGATTGTTGAAAAGGCTGGAGTTCGGAATTACACATTTGCGACGCACAAAGTATATCCAGAGGATGTTATGAGTAGATTAGTGCAAGCGGCGTTTGAAGTTACAAAGCAAAGCACTCAAGAGATGACGGAGGAAGTTGGGTTACATTTTCTTGGATTTATAGGACAATATGGGTATGACAGAATTCTGAAAGTACTGGGGAGATATATGAGAGATTTCTTGAATGGACTGGACAACTTGCATGAGTATCTACGCTTTACTTATCCAAAACTTAAGGCGCCGTCGTTTTTTTGCGAGGATGAAACCGAACATGGTCTCAAACTTTATTATCGTTCGTCAAGAAAAGGGTTTCTGTACTACGTGATTGGCCAGATTAAAGCGGTAGGTCGCTTTTTCTACCACATGGACGTTAAAGTGGAAGTTTTGGAATACACCGAGAACAAGGAGGGCAGCAAAGCCTTGTTTCAGCTCATCTTTGACAACAGTGCCTTCATGGAAACCCGCCGACGGCCAAAACGTCATTCGGTCATTTCTCTGAACAGTGATGTATCAAATCTCAAAATACCAATGGATGTGTTATATgaagtgtttccttttcataTTGTTTTTGACCAAGATATGGTGATTTCCAGCATTGGAAATAGTCTAGAAGCTGTGTTGCAAGATCTTCCTGGGAAAACCATTTCCTCACAGTTCAGTTTGATTCGTCCCTTCGTGGAGTTTACATGGCATAAT GTAATAACCCACACCAATGTTGTGTTTGAAGTACAGTCGGCCGAAGAAGTGGAACTGCAGGAGGCCAATGCTGTAGACGAAAGTCTAAAAAATGGAGAGGCCATGGTCAATGATGATGAAACTAAAAGCACTGGAAATCTTTGTTATATTCATCTCAAGGGACAGATGCTTCACATGGAAGAATGGAATTCCATGGTCTACCTTGCAACACCTAT AATCGAAACTTTGGACATGCTGCACAGTCTCGGATTGTACATCAATGACTTGAGCATGCATGATTCTAGCAGAGACCTGGTGTTAGCAGGAACGCAGCAATCCGCAGAACTCAGACTTGCTCTTGACCAG gaacttctgaaaagcgCTAAGCTTGAGGAGAGTATGAAGGCACTGGACATAGAAAAGAGGCGGACGGATTCACTGCTGTATCAAATGATTCCCAGATCAGTGGCTGATCGTCTTCGGCAGGGAGAACCAGCTCTTAACACTTGTGAG ATGTTCAGTGATGTGTCAGTGCTATTTAGTGATGTTGTGGGATTCACACACATATGTTCTATGATCAGCCCAATGGAGGTTGTGACCATGTTGAACAACATGTACACAGCCTTTGATCAGATCTCTGAGCAACACAACGTCTACAAG gtaGAGACGATTGGTGATGCTTACATGATCGTAAGTGGGGTTCCTGAAAGAAGCAAATACCATGCTGAACATGTAGCTGACCTGGCACTCGATATGATTTCAGCAATGCCATCACTGGTCGATCCATCAGAGTCATTTCCACACCTAAAAATTAGAATAG GTGTACATACTGGAATGGTTGTAGCAGGTGTTGTAGGTTTGAAGATGCCGCGATACTGCTTGTTTGGTGATACTGTCAATACGGCATCCAGGATGGAGTCCACTGGATCG GAAATGAAAATCCACATCAGCCAAACAACCTTCAGTTGTTTAGAAAACGCAAACTACTGTATGAAGAAGCGGGGGAGCATTGAAATTAAG GGAAAAGGAGGAATGAAGACTTATTGGCTAGTTGGCAAGAGAGCAGTCGATGACGAAACTGTCCAATCGTTCGTTTCGTTTGTCGGAGGTCGTAATCCCATTGCGATCTGTTCACACAGTGAAACAGATAGGATATCCAACTCTGCCCTTGGTCAAATCAACCTACAACTCTCAGGACAAGCTATACCCGATGACGACAAAGAAGGAGACTCATTAAATTGGCCCATAGAAGAGAACGAAGTTATATACCCACAAAAAGACAGTCCGGTGGCTTACTATGGACATGTTCCGCACACACCTCAGAATAAAGGAATCAATGGATTGAGCTTTCAGTGGGACAAAGATAAG TTCCCAGGTAAAGGTAAAGAAGATGCTTTGTTAGAGGAGACGAACATTGTCAACGACGAGCAGCCAAACAAGAGAAGCGTAGGAGACATTGTACAGACCGAGGAAGCAACCAAAACCACGACGTGTACAACATCAACCTCTCTTTGCAACGTTTTATAA